One genomic region from Strix uralensis isolate ZFMK-TIS-50842 chromosome 5, bStrUra1, whole genome shotgun sequence encodes:
- the TMEM140 gene encoding LOW QUALITY PROTEIN: transmembrane protein 140 (The sequence of the model RefSeq protein was modified relative to this genomic sequence to represent the inferred CDS: deleted 2 bases in 1 codon): MTITAGIPKADFTMLSREHAGTRMGLLQQRYTGHLLYALTLLKSAGTLALMLYALLWEAGNLVDLPDKRIGFYNFCLWNETAGRLQCLEYEHLQMMGISLPGIAIARVCVYACLVFSIFYPIFVAHVKCTEETEGWKVIIVILIIKTIILSGGLGIFLFQTTQWIQPSDFTGGFLALLGSQALLLLQILTATMYLSWAKHTPHVKPFTEEALPIEFGSEEDARCKSY, from the exons ATGACAATCACAG CAGGCATCCCCAAAGCAGACTTTACCATGCTATCAAGAGAGCATGCAGGTACCAGGATGGGTTTGCTGCAACAGAGGTACACTGGGCACCTGCTCTATGCACTGACCCTACTCAAGTCTGCTGGGACCTTGGCCTTGATGCTCTATGCACTGCTGTGGGAAGCTGGGAACCTGGTTGACCTCCCTGACAAACGCATTGGCTTTTACAACTTCTGCCTGTGGAATGAGACAGCCGGCCGGCTACAGTGCCTGGAGTACGAGCATCTGCAGATGATGGGCATCAGCCTACCAGGAATAGCGATAGCCAGGGTTTGTGTGTATGCCTGCCTGGTCTTCAGCATCTTCTACCCCATTTTTGTTGCACATGTGAAGTGCACAGAGGAGACAGAGGGCTGGAAGGTGATCATCGTCATACTCATCATCAAGACGATAATCCTGTCTGGAGGCCTGGgtatatttcttttccaaaccACACAGTGGATTCAGCCCTCTGATTTCACTGGGGGCTTCCTGGCACTGCTTGGGTCTCAGGCTCTGCTACTGCTCCAGATTCTCACTGCCACTATGTACCTCAGCTGGGCCAAGCACACACCTCATGTCAAACCC TTTACTGAGGAGGCCCTGCCCATTGAGTTTGGCAGTGAAGAAGATGCAAGATGCAAGAGCTATTGA